A stretch of Bradyrhizobium sp. AZCC 2262 DNA encodes these proteins:
- the pimD gene encoding pimeloyl-CoA dehydrogenase small subunit: MDFDLSEEQRLLKESIDGLLTDSYDFDARKKYQKEKGGWSKAVWDKLAEQGLLGLPFAEADGGFGAGAVETMIVMEALGKALVLEPYLATVVIGGGFLRHGASAEQKAAHIPGIIDGSKTFAFAQLEKNSRYDLGDVATTAKKKGSGWVIDGEKFVVLNGENADTLIVTARTKGAQRDRSGIGVFLVPANAKGVTRKGYPTQDGLHAADITLTGVEVGADAAIGDPENGLALIERVVDEARTAMCAEAVGAMDESLKSTVEYLKTRKQFGVPIGSFQTLQHRAADMFVALEQARSMSMFATMAADFDSAKERATAVAAAKVQIGKSGKFIGQQSIQLHGGIGMTQEAKIGHYFKRLTMIENSFGDTDYHLRRVTDAGGLV; this comes from the coding sequence ATGGATTTTGATTTGTCCGAGGAGCAGCGCCTTCTCAAGGAAAGCATCGACGGTCTCTTGACCGACTCCTACGATTTCGATGCGCGCAAGAAGTACCAGAAGGAGAAGGGGGGCTGGAGCAAGGCCGTCTGGGACAAGCTCGCCGAGCAGGGCTTGCTGGGTCTGCCCTTTGCGGAGGCCGATGGCGGCTTTGGCGCCGGCGCGGTCGAAACCATGATCGTGATGGAAGCGCTCGGCAAGGCGCTGGTGCTGGAGCCTTATCTCGCCACTGTCGTGATCGGCGGCGGCTTCCTGCGCCACGGGGCGTCAGCCGAGCAGAAGGCCGCGCACATCCCCGGCATCATCGACGGCAGCAAGACCTTTGCGTTCGCGCAGCTCGAGAAGAATTCGCGCTACGATCTCGGCGATGTCGCCACCACCGCCAAGAAGAAGGGTTCGGGATGGGTGATCGACGGCGAAAAATTCGTCGTGCTCAACGGCGAGAACGCCGACACCCTGATCGTGACCGCGCGCACCAAAGGTGCGCAGCGTGACAGAAGCGGCATCGGCGTGTTTCTCGTGCCGGCGAACGCCAAGGGCGTCACCCGCAAGGGCTATCCGACCCAGGACGGCCTGCACGCTGCCGACATCACGCTGACCGGCGTCGAGGTCGGCGCCGATGCCGCGATCGGCGATCCCGAGAACGGCCTGGCGCTGATCGAGCGCGTGGTGGATGAAGCCCGCACCGCGATGTGCGCGGAAGCGGTTGGCGCGATGGATGAGTCGCTGAAGAGCACGGTCGAATATCTCAAGACCCGAAAACAGTTCGGCGTGCCGATCGGCAGCTTCCAGACCCTGCAGCATCGCGCCGCCGACATGTTCGTGGCGCTCGAACAGGCCCGCAGCATGTCGATGTTCGCGACCATGGCGGCCGATTTCGACAGCGCCAAGGAGCGCGCGACCGCGGTCGCCGCCGCCAAGGTTCAGATCGGGAAGTCCGGAAAATTCATCGGCCAGCAGTCGATCCAGCTTCACGGCGGCATCGGCATGACCCAGGAAGCCAAGATCGGCCACTACTTCAAGCGGCTGACCATGATCGAAAACAGCTTTGGCGACACCGACTACCACCTCCGCCGCGTCACGGACGCGGGTGGGCTGGTCTAG
- the pimC gene encoding pimeloyl-CoA dehydrogenase large subunit, producing the protein MDLAFSKEEMAFREEVRAFFRDNVPPETRRKMVEGRHLSKDEMVTWWRILNKKGWGCSHWPKEYGGTGWTSVQHYIFNEELQMHPAPAPLAFGVSMVGPVIYTFGNEKQKKQYLPRIANVDDWWCQGFSEPGSGSDLASLKTKAERKGDKYIINGQKTWTTLAQHADMIFCLCRTDTNAKKQMGISFIVFDMKSKGVTVRPIETIDGGHEVNEVFFDDVEVPVENLIGEENKGWDYAKFLLGNERTGIARVGVSKERLRRIKDLASKVEQNGKPVIEDQGFREKLAACEIELKALELTQLRVVADEGKHGKGKPNPASSVLKIKGSEIQQTTTELLMEVIGPFAAPYDVHGDDGSNETMDWTAQIAPSYFNNRKVSIYGGSNEIQRNIITKAVLGL; encoded by the coding sequence ATGGATCTCGCTTTCAGCAAGGAAGAAATGGCGTTTCGTGAGGAGGTGAGGGCCTTCTTCCGGGACAACGTGCCGCCGGAGACGCGGCGCAAGATGGTCGAGGGCCGTCACCTCTCCAAGGACGAGATGGTCACCTGGTGGCGCATCCTCAACAAGAAGGGCTGGGGCTGCTCGCACTGGCCGAAGGAATATGGCGGCACTGGCTGGACCTCGGTGCAGCACTACATCTTCAACGAAGAGCTGCAGATGCACCCCGCGCCAGCGCCGCTCGCCTTCGGCGTCAGCATGGTCGGGCCTGTGATCTACACCTTCGGCAACGAGAAACAGAAGAAGCAGTATCTGCCGCGCATCGCCAATGTTGACGACTGGTGGTGCCAGGGCTTTTCGGAGCCCGGCTCGGGATCGGACCTCGCTTCGCTCAAGACCAAGGCCGAGCGCAAGGGCGACAAGTACATCATCAACGGCCAGAAGACCTGGACCACGCTCGCCCAGCACGCCGACATGATCTTCTGCCTGTGCCGCACCGATACCAATGCGAAGAAGCAGATGGGCATCTCTTTCATCGTGTTCGACATGAAGTCGAAGGGCGTCACCGTGCGCCCGATCGAGACCATCGACGGCGGCCATGAGGTCAACGAAGTGTTCTTCGACGACGTCGAGGTGCCCGTCGAGAATCTGATCGGCGAGGAGAACAAGGGCTGGGATTACGCAAAATTCCTGCTCGGCAACGAGCGCACCGGCATCGCCCGCGTCGGCGTCTCCAAGGAGCGGCTGCGCCGCATCAAGGACCTCGCCTCCAAGGTCGAGCAGAACGGCAAGCCCGTGATCGAGGACCAGGGTTTCCGCGAAAAGCTGGCGGCCTGCGAGATCGAGCTGAAGGCGCTCGAACTCACGCAGCTCCGCGTCGTCGCCGACGAAGGCAAGCACGGCAAGGGCAAGCCCAACCCGGCTTCGTCGGTCTTGAAGATCAAGGGTTCGGAAATCCAGCAGACCACCACGGAACTGTTGATGGAAGTGATTGGCCCGTTCGCAGCGCCCTACGACGTGCATGGCGATGACGGCTCCAACGAGACCATGGACTGGACCGCCCAGATCGCGCCGAGCTACTTCAACAACCGCAAGGTCTCGATCTACGGCGGCTCCAACGAGATCCAGCGCAACATCATCACCAAGGCGGTGCTGGGGCTGTAG
- the pimA gene encoding dicarboxylate--CoA ligase PimA: MTHPGEQFYPQGVRWDDAIARGTLPDLLSEAAAEFGSRPALEFRDRPISFAELEALMETAAGAFLRAGYGKNSSVALFLGNSPDHPVNFFGALKAGARVVHLSPLDGEIALSHKLTDSGARVLVTSNLSALLPTALKFFDKGLLDRLIVCEDDHWGKVGTLQTALPDNPKIITYKQFTDGAAKPSEWPAISADDVALLQYTGGTTGLPKAAMLSHGNLTSAVSVYDVWGKPARAERNDPIERVICVLPLFHIYALTVVLLSAIRRGHLISLHQRFDVEAVMRDIEVKRATAFPGVPTMWIAIAALPDLDKRDLSSLVSVGSGGAPLPVEVARILERRVGMKLKSGWGMTETCSPGTAHPKEGPDKPGSIGLMLPGIEMDVVSLEDPTKLMPVGEAGEIRIRGPNVTKGYWNRPKETAEAFVGDRFLTGDIGYMDADGYFYLVDRKKDMIISGGFNVYPQMIEQAIYTHPSVQEVIVIGIPDDYRGEAAKAFIKLRADAKPFTLDELRAFLTGKLGKHEIPAAADFVDELPRTPVGKLSRHELRMQQSPAALPKQQAASGGRS; the protein is encoded by the coding sequence ATGACCCATCCCGGCGAACAGTTCTATCCGCAAGGCGTCCGCTGGGACGATGCGATCGCGCGCGGCACGCTGCCGGACCTTTTGTCGGAGGCTGCGGCCGAGTTCGGCTCGCGGCCGGCGCTCGAATTCCGCGACCGGCCGATCAGTTTTGCCGAACTCGAAGCGCTGATGGAGACGGCCGCCGGCGCCTTCCTTCGCGCCGGCTACGGCAAGAACAGTTCGGTCGCGCTGTTCCTCGGCAACTCGCCCGATCATCCCGTCAATTTCTTCGGCGCTCTGAAGGCGGGTGCGCGCGTCGTGCATCTTTCGCCGCTCGACGGCGAGATCGCGCTGTCGCACAAGCTCACGGACTCCGGCGCGCGCGTGCTGGTCACCAGCAATCTCTCGGCGCTGTTGCCGACCGCGCTGAAGTTTTTCGACAAGGGTTTGCTTGATCGTCTGATCGTTTGCGAGGATGATCACTGGGGCAAGGTCGGAACGCTGCAGACGGCGCTGCCGGATAATCCGAAGATCATCACTTACAAACAATTCACCGATGGCGCGGCGAAGCCTTCGGAGTGGCCCGCGATCTCGGCCGATGATGTCGCGCTGCTGCAATATACCGGCGGCACCACGGGCCTGCCGAAGGCGGCGATGCTCAGCCACGGCAATCTGACCTCGGCCGTGTCGGTCTACGACGTCTGGGGCAAGCCGGCGCGCGCCGAGCGCAACGACCCGATCGAGCGCGTAATCTGCGTGCTGCCGCTGTTTCACATCTACGCCCTGACGGTGGTGCTGCTCTCCGCCATCCGGCGGGGCCATCTGATCTCGCTGCACCAACGTTTTGACGTCGAGGCTGTCATGCGCGACATCGAGGTGAAGCGCGCGACCGCCTTCCCGGGCGTGCCGACGATGTGGATCGCGATCGCAGCACTTCCCGATCTCGACAAGCGCGACCTGTCGTCGCTGGTCAGCGTTGGCTCGGGTGGCGCACCACTGCCGGTCGAGGTGGCGCGGATCCTGGAACGCAGGGTCGGCATGAAGCTGAAGAGCGGCTGGGGAATGACCGAAACCTGCTCGCCGGGCACAGCACACCCAAAGGAGGGCCCCGACAAGCCCGGTTCGATCGGCCTGATGCTGCCCGGCATCGAGATGGACGTGGTGTCGCTGGAAGACCCGACCAAGTTGATGCCGGTGGGCGAGGCTGGCGAAATCCGCATCCGCGGCCCAAACGTCACCAAGGGTTACTGGAACAGGCCGAAGGAAACCGCCGAAGCTTTCGTCGGCGACCGCTTCCTTACCGGCGACATCGGCTACATGGACGCCGACGGCTATTTCTATCTGGTCGACCGCAAGAAGGACATGATCATCTCCGGCGGGTTCAACGTCTATCCGCAGATGATCGAGCAGGCGATCTACACCCATCCTTCGGTGCAGGAAGTGATCGTGATCGGCATTCCCGACGATTACCGCGGCGAGGCTGCCAAGGCCTTCATCAAGCTGCGAGCGGACGCAAAGCCGTTCACGCTGGATGAATTGCGCGCCTTCCTCACCGGCAAACTCGGCAAGCACGAGATTCCTGCAGCGGCCGATTTCGTCGACGAACTGCCGCGCACGCCGGTCGGAAAGTTGTCGCGCCACGAATTGCGCATGCAGCAATCGCCAGCCGCATTACCGAAACAACAAGCCGCATCAGGAGGTCGCTCCTAA
- a CDS encoding 3-hydroxyacyl-CoA dehydrogenase NAD-binding domain-containing protein, with product MNEVVKLERNDAIAIVTVNSPPVNALSAAVRGGIFECMKSAIADAEVKAIVLTCGGRTFIAGADITEFGKPPKPPGLAEVLVLMENSPKPIIAAIHGTALGGGLEVALACHYRVATKEAKLGLPEVKLGLLPGAGGTQRLPRAVGPELAVKMIVSGDPISAAEALKNGLIEEIVEGPASGGEAFARKVLAEKRPLRKLRDDDAKLAAAKADISIFTNAVAALTKKARGLEAPFAAADAVRAAIELPFDEGLKKEREGFLKLVSSDQSKAQRYAFFSEREAAKIAGVPEGTKPRPVERVAIIGAGTMGGGIAMSFANAGIPVTLIETGEEQLKRGLGVMQKNYEATAARGGIPADAPAKRMGLIKGVVGLENVKDADLVIEAVFETMAVKKEVFEALDKHAKPGAVLASNTSYLNIDEIAKVTKRPQDVLGMHFFSPANVMKLCEIVRADKTAPDALTTAVSIARKIAKVPAVVGVCDGFVGNRMLAQRGKQSEKLLLEGALPQQVDAVVTKFGMPMGPFAMSDLAGLDIGWRSRKDRGIKSEIADALCEAGRFGQKTGKGYYKYEAGSRAALPDPDVEKLIDETLLRLGRKKRVVSDDEILERMMYPMINEGARILEEGIAARPSDIDVIWLYGYGWPIYRGGPMFYADQVGLKHIADRLSYYAKETNDPSLEPAPLLKRLAAEGKTFASLAAQSKAA from the coding sequence GTGAACGAAGTCGTAAAACTCGAACGCAATGACGCTATCGCCATCGTCACGGTCAACAGCCCCCCTGTAAACGCGCTGAGCGCCGCCGTGCGCGGCGGCATCTTCGAATGCATGAAGAGCGCGATCGCGGATGCGGAAGTTAAGGCAATCGTGCTGACCTGCGGCGGACGCACCTTCATCGCCGGCGCCGACATCACCGAATTCGGCAAGCCGCCGAAGCCCCCGGGTCTCGCCGAAGTGCTGGTCCTGATGGAGAACTCGCCGAAGCCGATCATTGCCGCGATTCACGGCACCGCGCTCGGCGGCGGTCTCGAAGTCGCTCTGGCATGCCACTATCGCGTGGCGACCAAGGAAGCCAAGCTCGGCCTGCCCGAAGTGAAGCTCGGACTGTTGCCGGGCGCCGGCGGTACCCAGCGGCTCCCGCGCGCCGTGGGCCCTGAACTCGCGGTCAAGATGATCGTCAGCGGCGATCCGATCAGCGCGGCGGAAGCGCTCAAGAATGGCCTGATCGAGGAAATCGTCGAAGGTCCGGCCTCGGGCGGCGAGGCCTTTGCCCGCAAGGTGCTGGCGGAGAAGCGCCCCTTGCGCAAGCTGCGCGACGACGACGCCAAGCTCGCGGCAGCCAAGGCCGACATTTCGATCTTCACCAATGCGGTCGCAGCTCTGACCAAGAAGGCGCGCGGGCTCGAAGCGCCGTTCGCCGCTGCGGATGCCGTCCGCGCCGCGATCGAGCTGCCGTTCGACGAAGGCCTGAAGAAGGAGCGCGAAGGTTTCCTCAAGCTGGTATCCAGCGACCAGTCGAAGGCGCAGCGCTATGCGTTCTTCTCCGAACGCGAAGCTGCCAAGATCGCCGGCGTGCCTGAGGGCACCAAGCCGCGGCCGGTCGAGCGCGTTGCCATCATCGGCGCCGGCACCATGGGTGGCGGTATCGCGATGTCTTTCGCCAATGCCGGTATCCCGGTGACGCTGATCGAGACCGGCGAAGAGCAGCTCAAGCGCGGCCTGGGCGTGATGCAGAAGAATTACGAGGCCACCGCGGCGCGCGGCGGTATCCCGGCGGATGCGCCGGCCAAGCGCATGGGCCTGATTAAGGGCGTGGTCGGCCTCGAGAACGTCAAAGACGCTGACCTTGTGATCGAAGCGGTGTTCGAAACCATGGCGGTCAAGAAGGAAGTGTTCGAGGCGCTCGACAAGCACGCCAAGCCGGGCGCGGTGCTCGCTTCCAACACCTCGTATCTCAACATCGACGAGATCGCGAAAGTCACAAAGCGCCCGCAGGACGTGCTCGGCATGCACTTCTTCTCGCCGGCCAACGTGATGAAGCTGTGCGAGATCGTCCGCGCCGACAAGACCGCGCCGGATGCGCTGACGACAGCCGTGTCGATTGCGCGCAAGATCGCAAAAGTGCCGGCCGTGGTCGGCGTCTGCGACGGCTTTGTCGGCAACCGCATGCTGGCGCAGCGCGGCAAGCAGTCGGAAAAGCTGTTGTTAGAAGGCGCATTGCCGCAGCAGGTCGACGCGGTCGTGACGAAGTTCGGCATGCCGATGGGTCCGTTCGCGATGAGCGATCTCGCCGGCCTCGATATCGGCTGGCGTTCGCGCAAAGACCGCGGCATCAAATCGGAAATCGCCGACGCGCTGTGCGAGGCCGGGCGCTTCGGCCAGAAGACCGGCAAGGGCTATTACAAGTACGAGGCAGGCTCGCGCGCGGCGCTGCCCGATCCGGATGTTGAGAAGCTGATCGACGAGACGTTGTTGCGCCTGGGGCGCAAGAAGCGCGTCGTCAGCGACGATGAAATCCTCGAGCGCATGATGTACCCGATGATCAACGAGGGTGCGCGCATTCTCGAAGAGGGCATCGCGGCGCGTCCGAGCGACATCGACGTGATCTGGCTCTATGGTTACGGCTGGCCGATCTATCGCGGCGGCCCGATGTTCTATGCCGACCAGGTCGGTCTCAAGCACATCGCCGACCGTCTTTCCTACTACGCCAAGGAAACCAACGATCCCTCGCTCGAACCGGCCCCGCTGCTCAAGCGTCTCGCCGCCGAAGGCAAGACGTTTGCGTCGTTGGCCGCGCAGTCGAAGGCGGCTTGA
- a CDS encoding IclR family transcriptional regulator, giving the protein MKRPGKKVATDRSFVVALSRGLDVLRAFHPNDGLLGNQELAARTNLPKPTISRLTYTLTKLGYLTPVPRFEKYQLAPSAMALGYAALANLGVRHLSEPYREEVMRETGGAVAVGGRDRHSMIYFGQSRNGLTLGVQLDVGSRVPIATSAMGRAYIWALPDDERAALLRELRDHYGSRWARMRDGIERSGETVAKYGFAISAGEWQNDVHAVGVALKLNDGTGPYAFNCGAPAFRFTEERLMTDIGPRLVSMVRKIEAALGGAAPQIKKADSKKLKAGGKVARLAEGIR; this is encoded by the coding sequence ATGAAACGTCCAGGGAAAAAGGTGGCGACCGATCGCAGCTTCGTCGTCGCGCTTTCCCGCGGACTTGATGTGTTGCGCGCATTTCATCCCAATGACGGGCTTCTCGGCAATCAAGAACTTGCCGCCCGCACTAATTTGCCGAAGCCAACCATTTCCCGGCTGACCTACACCCTGACCAAGCTGGGTTATCTTACACCCGTTCCGCGTTTCGAGAAGTATCAGCTCGCGCCATCAGCCATGGCGCTGGGGTATGCCGCCCTTGCCAATCTCGGCGTTCGGCATTTGTCCGAACCCTATCGTGAAGAGGTGATGCGCGAGACCGGCGGCGCCGTCGCCGTCGGCGGACGCGACCGTCACAGCATGATCTATTTCGGGCAGAGCCGTAACGGGCTGACACTCGGCGTGCAGCTCGACGTCGGTTCGCGCGTACCGATTGCAACTTCGGCGATGGGACGTGCGTATATCTGGGCACTGCCCGATGACGAACGTGCCGCTTTATTGCGCGAGCTGCGCGACCATTACGGCAGCCGGTGGGCGCGGATGCGCGACGGCATCGAACGCTCGGGCGAAACGGTGGCGAAGTACGGCTTCGCGATTTCTGCAGGCGAATGGCAGAACGATGTACACGCGGTAGGTGTGGCGCTGAAGCTCAATGACGGAACTGGGCCGTATGCCTTCAATTGCGGCGCGCCGGCATTCCGCTTCACGGAAGAGCGCCTGATGACCGACATTGGACCTCGCCTGGTCTCGATGGTAAGGAAAATCGAGGCAGCGCTGGGCGGCGCAGCACCGCAAATCAAAAAAGCAGACAGCAAGAAACTGAAAGCAGGAGGGAAAGTTGCACGTTTGGCCGAGGGGATCAGATAG
- a CDS encoding ABC transporter ATP-binding protein → MTQAQLAQGHAPLLAVRDVSVVFGGIIALNGVSFDMHKGAILGLIGPNGAGKTTLFNCLSRLYQPSSGDILMEGASILTRPPHRIAEIGIGRTFQNVALFPNLSVMDNVRVGTHARTSSDIISDSLKLAWIRRSEADVNKKVHEILAYLDLEDVAHTVVSGLPFGTQKRVELARALAADPKILLLDEPAGGLNHEEVYVLGDLIRRIRDERHMTVLLVEHHMGLVMSIADHVVALNFGRKLAEGTPAQVQADPDVIKAYLGSKDQ, encoded by the coding sequence ATGACGCAGGCACAGCTCGCGCAGGGACACGCTCCCCTGCTCGCGGTTCGCGACGTCAGCGTCGTGTTCGGCGGCATCATTGCGCTGAATGGCGTATCCTTCGACATGCACAAGGGCGCGATCCTCGGCCTGATCGGACCGAACGGCGCCGGCAAGACCACGCTGTTCAACTGCCTCTCCAGACTCTATCAGCCGTCTTCCGGCGACATCCTGATGGAAGGCGCGAGCATCCTGACGCGTCCGCCGCACCGGATCGCCGAAATCGGCATCGGCCGCACCTTCCAGAATGTCGCGCTGTTTCCCAACCTCTCGGTCATGGACAACGTGCGGGTCGGCACCCACGCTCGCACCTCGAGCGACATCATCTCGGACTCGCTGAAGCTCGCCTGGATCCGCCGCAGCGAGGCCGACGTCAACAAGAAGGTCCACGAGATCCTCGCCTATCTCGATCTCGAGGACGTCGCGCATACCGTGGTGTCGGGCCTGCCGTTCGGCACCCAGAAGCGCGTCGAGCTGGCGCGCGCGCTCGCCGCCGATCCAAAAATCCTGCTGCTCGACGAGCCCGCCGGCGGCCTCAACCACGAGGAAGTCTATGTGCTCGGCGATTTGATCCGCCGGATTCGCGACGAGCGTCACATGACCGTGCTGCTGGTCGAGCATCACATGGGCCTCGTGATGTCGATCGCCGACCACGTCGTTGCCCTCAACTTCGGCCGCAAGCTTGCCGAGGGAACACCGGCCCAGGTCCAGGCCGACCCGGATGTCATCAAGGCCTATCTGGGGAGCAAGGACCAATGA
- a CDS encoding ABC transporter ATP-binding protein, with protein MTAMLNIKDLRAYYGQVQALHGLSFALNEGSLTTLLGANGAGKTTTLRAICNMVRSTGAIEFEGKPLSGKSTENVVRLGIAHVPQGRGTFTTMTVEENLQLGAITRTDKKSIVADIERMYEHFPVLKERHTQQAGTLSGGEQQMLAVARALMLRPRLMLLDEPSFGLAPLIVRELFNILGKINREDKVTILVVEQNAQLALELADQAYVIETGRIVMSGNAKDIANNEDVRKSYLGY; from the coding sequence ATGACCGCGATGCTCAACATCAAGGATCTCCGCGCCTATTACGGCCAGGTCCAGGCGCTTCATGGCCTGAGCTTCGCCCTCAATGAGGGCTCGCTGACCACCCTGCTCGGCGCCAACGGCGCCGGCAAGACCACCACCTTGCGCGCGATCTGCAACATGGTGCGTTCGACCGGCGCGATCGAGTTCGAGGGCAAGCCGCTCTCCGGCAAGTCGACCGAAAACGTCGTTCGTCTCGGCATCGCGCATGTACCGCAGGGCCGCGGGACCTTCACCACCATGACGGTGGAGGAAAACCTGCAGCTCGGCGCCATCACCCGCACCGACAAGAAGAGCATCGTCGCCGATATCGAGCGCATGTACGAGCACTTCCCGGTGCTGAAGGAACGGCATACCCAGCAGGCGGGCACGCTGTCAGGCGGCGAGCAGCAGATGCTCGCGGTCGCGCGCGCGCTGATGCTGCGGCCGCGGCTGATGCTGCTGGATGAGCCGTCGTTCGGCCTGGCGCCTTTGATCGTGCGCGAGCTGTTCAATATTCTCGGCAAGATCAACCGCGAGGACAAGGTCACCATTCTGGTGGTCGAGCAGAACGCGCAACTGGCGCTGGAACTGGCCGACCAGGCCTACGTGATCGAAACCGGACGCATTGTGATGTCGGGCAACGCCAAGGACATCGCGAACAACGAAGACGTCCGCAAATCCTATCTCGGCTACTGA
- a CDS encoding branched-chain amino acid ABC transporter permease encodes MELFTNQVLAGIATGAIYACMALAVVMIYQAIDHLNFAQGEMAMFSTFISWQLMQWGIPYWWAFLITLIISFAGGILIERLLFKPLAKAPVLTNVAGFIALYGIINSVAGLIWDFTIKQYPTPFGSSPFLGSQLISTHQAGMIGVTVLLLILLFLFFQYTRIGLAMRAAAALPESARLVGINTSWMIALGWGMASAIGAIAGILIAPVVFLEPNMMLGVLLYGFAAAVLGGLTSPLGAVVGGFLVGIFENLAGTYIPGVGNELKLPIALALIITVLVFKPAGLLGRPIVKRV; translated from the coding sequence ATGGAGCTGTTTACCAACCAAGTCCTGGCCGGGATCGCCACGGGCGCGATCTATGCCTGCATGGCGCTCGCCGTTGTGATGATCTACCAGGCGATCGACCATCTGAATTTCGCCCAGGGCGAAATGGCGATGTTCTCGACCTTCATTTCCTGGCAGCTGATGCAGTGGGGCATCCCCTATTGGTGGGCCTTCCTGATCACGCTGATCATCTCCTTTGCCGGCGGTATCCTCATCGAACGGTTGCTGTTCAAGCCGCTCGCCAAGGCCCCGGTGCTGACCAACGTCGCCGGCTTCATCGCGCTATACGGGATCATCAACTCGGTCGCCGGCCTGATCTGGGACTTTACCATCAAGCAATATCCGACGCCGTTCGGATCATCGCCGTTCCTCGGCAGCCAGCTGATCTCGACCCACCAGGCCGGCATGATCGGCGTAACCGTGCTGCTGCTGATCCTGCTGTTCCTGTTCTTCCAGTACACACGGATCGGACTTGCTATGCGGGCGGCTGCCGCGCTGCCTGAATCGGCTCGCCTGGTCGGCATCAACACGTCGTGGATGATCGCGTTGGGCTGGGGCATGGCTTCCGCGATCGGGGCGATCGCCGGCATCCTGATCGCTCCCGTCGTGTTCCTCGAGCCGAACATGATGCTGGGCGTGCTGCTCTACGGCTTCGCCGCGGCCGTGCTCGGGGGCCTGACTTCGCCGCTCGGCGCCGTGGTCGGCGGGTTCCTGGTCGGCATCTTTGAGAATCTCGCCGGGACCTACATTCCCGGCGTCGGTAACGAGCTGAAACTGCCGATCGCGCTTGCGCTGATCATCACCGTCCTGGTCTTCAAACCCGCTGGCCTGTTGGGCCGGCCCATCGTGAAGCGAGTTTGA
- a CDS encoding branched-chain amino acid ABC transporter permease, with protein MSAVEDVVTEAPAVEAVPKRAMTLGLGTSLVVLAALVLAPLFVKNFIIFQMTMLLIYGLAVLALNILTGGSGQFSLGQSAFYAVGAYTSAILMEHVGMNYALTLPIAGLICFGFGFLFGQPALRLSGVYLALATFALATAMPQLLKLGFFEHWTGGVQGLVVTKPDAPFGLPMSQDMWLYYFTLVITIGIYIASVNLLRSRSGRAFMAIRDNEIAASAMGVDVALYKTLAFGVSAGITGIAGGLGAIAVQFVAPDGYTIVLSISLFLGMVVGGVGWLPGSIVGSAFIIFVPNIAEGISKGLSGAVFGVLLFLVIFLVPHGARQVAIVAQQLIGKLKK; from the coding sequence ATGAGCGCTGTCGAAGACGTCGTCACAGAAGCACCGGCCGTAGAGGCCGTTCCGAAGCGCGCCATGACGCTCGGCTTGGGCACCTCGCTGGTAGTGCTGGCCGCGCTGGTGCTCGCACCGCTGTTCGTCAAGAACTTCATCATCTTCCAGATGACGATGCTCCTGATCTACGGCCTTGCGGTTCTGGCGCTCAATATCCTGACCGGTGGAAGCGGCCAGTTCTCGCTGGGCCAGAGCGCATTTTACGCGGTGGGCGCCTACACGTCGGCGATCCTGATGGAACATGTCGGGATGAACTACGCGCTGACGCTGCCGATCGCGGGGCTGATCTGTTTCGGCTTCGGATTCCTGTTCGGCCAGCCGGCGCTGCGGCTTTCCGGCGTCTACCTCGCGCTGGCGACGTTCGCGCTTGCCACCGCGATGCCGCAGTTGCTGAAGCTCGGCTTCTTCGAGCACTGGACCGGCGGCGTCCAGGGCCTGGTCGTGACCAAGCCCGACGCGCCGTTCGGCCTGCCGATGTCGCAGGACATGTGGCTGTACTACTTCACGCTCGTGATCACGATCGGCATCTACATCGCCTCGGTCAACCTGCTGCGGTCGCGTTCGGGCCGCGCCTTCATGGCGATCCGTGACAACGAGATCGCGGCGTCTGCGATGGGCGTCGACGTCGCGCTGTACAAGACGCTGGCGTTCGGTGTCTCGGCCGGCATCACCGGCATTGCCGGCGGCCTCGGCGCCATCGCGGTACAGTTCGTCGCCCCGGACGGCTACACCATCGTGCTGTCGATCTCGCTGTTCCTCGGCATGGTGGTCGGCGGCGTCGGCTGGCTGCCGGGATCGATCGTCGGAAGCGCCTTCATCATCTTCGTGCCGAATATCGCCGAAGGTATCTCCAAGGGCCTCTCCGGTGCCGTATTCGGCGTGCTTCTGTTCCTTGTCATCTTCCTGGTACCGCACGGCGCCAGGCAGGTCGCGATCGTTGCCCAGCAACTGATCGGCAAACTGAAGAAGTAA